A single window of Arcobacter venerupis DNA harbors:
- a CDS encoding SLC13 family permease: MKNIFISIIASALFFFVATNFFNTQHSILIALIALLVILWTNEALPIGVVSLLPIVLFPAFGVLDIKDTTVNYSNTTIFLFMGGFMIAIATQKTNLHKYISNKLLTIFPSTPRGMIFSLAFTSALLSSVLSNSTTALLLIPIAIFLTENMKFKARLALSIAYGCSIGGIITPIGTPPNLILLGFMQQHSLEPIAFIQWIFLTGPLALVMLIIIPFLLSIGLSDVKLDNKVKLTEKLLPNQKRLLFILLGLIITLLVNSKIEPYYSGLGLNETAILLSFGLLMFVPKVGFLDWEDSRNIPYEIIFLFGAGFTIAAAFSKTGLAAVVANYMLALTDFPTIALILMIAALITFTTEVTSNTALISIALPIIYSLGQVAKIDMTLILMVATICASYAFMLPIATPPNAIAMSSGAVKVREMAKFGFIINIFAILIVTITALVYWQYFI; this comes from the coding sequence ATGAAGAATATATTTATTTCAATTATTGCTTCAGCACTTTTCTTTTTTGTTGCTACAAACTTTTTTAATACGCAACATTCAATTTTAATAGCTTTAATAGCATTGCTTGTAATTTTATGGACAAATGAAGCTTTACCTATTGGAGTAGTTTCTTTATTACCTATAGTTTTATTTCCAGCTTTTGGTGTTTTAGATATAAAAGATACAACTGTAAATTATTCAAATACAACTATATTTTTATTTATGGGTGGATTTATGATAGCAATAGCAACTCAAAAAACAAACTTACATAAATATATATCAAATAAGTTATTGACTATTTTCCCAAGTACTCCAAGGGGAATGATCTTTTCATTAGCATTTACATCAGCACTTTTAAGTTCTGTTTTATCAAACTCAACAACAGCATTACTTTTAATTCCAATCGCTATATTTTTAACTGAAAATATGAAATTCAAAGCAAGATTGGCTTTATCTATTGCTTATGGATGTAGTATTGGAGGAATTATCACTCCTATTGGAACACCACCAAATCTTATTTTATTAGGATTTATGCAACAACACTCCCTTGAACCAATAGCTTTTATTCAATGGATATTTTTAACTGGACCATTAGCCTTAGTGATGTTAATAATTATTCCTTTTCTTTTATCTATTGGCTTGTCAGATGTTAAACTTGATAACAAAGTAAAATTGACTGAAAAATTACTACCTAATCAAAAAAGATTACTTTTTATTTTATTAGGATTAATTATTACACTTTTAGTAAACTCTAAAATCGAACCTTATTATTCAGGTTTAGGATTAAATGAAACAGCAATATTGTTAAGTTTTGGTCTTTTAATGTTTGTTCCAAAAGTTGGATTTCTTGATTGGGAAGACTCAAGAAATATCCCTTATGAAATCATTTTCTTATTTGGTGCAGGTTTTACAATAGCAGCAGCTTTTTCAAAAACAGGTTTAGCAGCAGTTGTTGCAAATTATATGTTAGCTTTAACAGATTTTCCTACTATTGCGCTGATTTTAATGATAGCAGCACTTATTACCTTTACAACTGAAGTTACTTCTAATACAGCTCTTATCTCAATTGCACTTCCAATTATTTACTCTTTGGGACAAGTTGCAAAAATAGATATGACTTTGATTTTAATGGTTGCCACAATTTGTGCTTCATACGCTTTTATGTTACCAATTGCCACTCCGCCAAATGCAATAGCTATGAGTAGTGGAGCAGTTAAAGTAAGAGAGATGGCAAAATTTGGATTTATTATAAATATATTTGCAATTTTAATTGTAACAATAACTGCTTTAGTTTATTGGCAATACTTCATTTAA
- a CDS encoding AAA family ATPase — protein MLQDSNNKNIDKNFKLMALSAVVLLVLFIYTIYKSSSHITGSSYYIGIIFLFILLFLALFLKLKQDQVRTFFSKYKKDSSAFDEELNKTKAATKVLNEDLNSNIQAVTSNITFKDVAGINEIKEELEEVVDFLNHPQKYLEYGIKLPKGVLLVGPPGVGKTLIARAVAGEADVPFFYQSGASFVQIYVGMGAKKVRELFAKAKQSAPAIIFIDEIDAVGKARSGKSNDERESTLNELLTQMDGFDGESGVIVIAATNKIEVLDDALLRAGRFDRRVHVGLPNINDRKKILELYLNNKNYEINIDKLVNETAGFSSAALATLINEALLNMIKNNKKILDDSDILIAKNKLEFGKKQIKILDDRQKEILAIYQASKAFISKTKVALFDESVQKLNSTYPSYYELCENIKRDLAGFIGLEVIEKEKYAINSEDLERASKLANDIVNRYKMVNSVDELLTNIKNELRSELSQNVNEINRLKQIMLKNEVITFEDI, from the coding sequence ATGTTGCAAGATTCAAATAACAAAAATATTGACAAAAATTTTAAATTAATGGCTTTATCAGCAGTTGTTTTGCTGGTTTTATTTATTTATACTATTTATAAAAGTAGTTCACATATAACAGGAAGTTCTTATTACATAGGAATTATCTTTTTATTTATTTTACTTTTTTTAGCTTTGTTTTTAAAATTAAAACAAGACCAAGTAAGGACTTTTTTTAGTAAATATAAAAAAGATTCATCAGCTTTTGATGAAGAACTTAATAAAACAAAAGCAGCTACAAAAGTTTTAAATGAAGATTTAAATTCAAATATTCAAGCGGTTACTTCAAATATAACTTTTAAAGATGTTGCAGGAATAAATGAAATTAAAGAAGAGTTAGAAGAGGTTGTAGATTTTTTAAATCATCCTCAAAAATATCTTGAATATGGAATTAAACTTCCTAAAGGTGTTTTATTAGTAGGCCCTCCAGGTGTAGGAAAAACTTTAATTGCAAGAGCCGTAGCAGGTGAAGCTGATGTTCCATTCTTTTATCAAAGTGGTGCTAGTTTTGTTCAGATTTATGTGGGAATGGGTGCAAAAAAAGTGCGTGAACTTTTTGCAAAAGCAAAACAAAGTGCTCCTGCAATTATTTTTATCGATGAAATTGATGCTGTTGGAAAAGCTAGAAGTGGAAAATCAAATGATGAGAGAGAATCAACTTTAAATGAACTTTTAACACAAATGGATGGATTTGATGGAGAAAGTGGAGTAATTGTAATAGCAGCAACAAATAAAATAGAAGTTTTAGATGATGCACTTTTACGAGCTGGAAGATTTGACAGACGTGTTCATGTGGGACTTCCAAATATAAATGATAGAAAGAAAATTTTAGAACTATATTTAAATAATAAAAACTATGAAATAAATATTGATAAATTAGTAAATGAAACAGCTGGATTTAGTTCAGCGGCACTTGCAACTTTAATTAATGAAGCTTTATTAAATATGATAAAAAATAACAAAAAAATATTAGATGACAGTGATATTTTAATTGCAAAAAATAAACTAGAATTTGGTAAAAAACAGATTAAAATTCTTGATGATAGACAAAAAGAGATTTTAGCAATTTATCAAGCTAGTAAAGCTTTTATTTCTAAAACAAAAGTTGCTTTATTTGATGAAAGTGTACAAAAACTTAATTCTACGTATCCATCATATTATGAATTATGTGAAAATATAAAAAGAGATTTAGCAGGATTTATTGGTCTTGAAGTTATAGAAAAAGAGAAATATGCAATAAATTCAGAAGATTTAGAAAGAGCTTCAAAATTAGCAAATGATATTGTAAATAGATATAAAATGGTAAATTCTGTTGATGAACTACTTACAAATATCAAAAATGAGTTAAGAAGTGAATTATCACAAAATGTAAATGAGATAAATAGATTAAAACAAATTATGCTTAAAAATGAGGTAATCACTTTTGAAGATATCTAA
- the bioV gene encoding pimelyl-ACP methyl ester esterase BioV, producing MKISKNFFSGFCFLGESELFDEYLIKNDFTISGFSYGAIKAFEEALTTNQRVDRLQLFSPAFFQNYDDKFKRTQLMYFKKDANTYVQNFLSNVKSPTNIDISKYYKLGTIEELQELLYYEWSEEKLQKLLEKGTKIEVYLGESDKIIDTSKANKLFKKFATVYYIKQKGHLL from the coding sequence TTGAAGATATCTAAGAATTTTTTTTCTGGTTTTTGCTTTTTAGGTGAATCAGAACTTTTTGATGAATATTTAATCAAAAATGATTTTACAATTTCTGGTTTTTCTTATGGTGCTATAAAAGCCTTTGAAGAGGCTTTAACTACAAATCAAAGAGTTGATAGACTTCAACTCTTCTCTCCTGCTTTTTTTCAAAATTATGATGATAAATTTAAAAGAACTCAACTTATGTATTTTAAAAAAGATGCAAATACTTATGTACAAAATTTTTTATCAAATGTAAAAAGCCCTACAAATATAGATATTTCAAAGTATTATAAATTAGGAACAATAGAAGAGTTACAAGAGCTGCTTTATTATGAATGGAGTGAAGAAAAACTTCAGAAATTGCTAGAAAAAGGTACTAAAATTGAAGTATATCTAGGTGAATCTGATAAAATAATAGATACTTCAAAAGCAAATAAATTATTTAAAAAATTTGCAACAGTATATTATATAAAACAGAAAGGACATTTATTATGA
- a CDS encoding mechanosensitive ion channel family protein encodes MIKKLAFILCLTCFLWAENTVKPNDNSVPTVDKKDKAEVKQIEQNLITEKYEEAQKELELKKKQELDDLKTKEQNMQNMAQINTLLESIAKIDTELKDNILLKRYSNYSSYSKISTELAILKDSLKRKTNASDELTYQLHNKIRVKENELELIDEYKGSPIGGLINPPEIDKYENITNPFGIINALSHIKKLENNKKIFKTLDMDIDYLTIKLDEELLLYLELFNLDQKPEYKEKITFLDKQKKDFVMVLEIVSTTEEVYTRKIEQVILEIKNQISQQIQKMIVIFIIIVVLSLIAFLVKLALKRYFSQNENYYMVNKIINFTLVFLILMVILFSYIDNVSYLVTILGFASAGIAIALKDWFMSIFGWMVIVTSGSIQVGDRIKVSKGNVETVGDVLDISLFKITIREDITLTSYTTNRRTGRIFFIPNNYIFSELIANYTHSGLRTVWDGIDITITYDSNYKKAQKISREILKHYSKGYTDMTRKQLSKMRNKYQLRATGVEPRVYTFVEPHGIVISSWYLTNSYAALVLRSTISPEILDAFMKEDDIHIAYPTSQININRTDNPYGPASKSKIVPKDLEDEIIQR; translated from the coding sequence TGAAAAGTATGAAGAGGCTCAAAAAGAGTTAGAGCTCAAAAAAAAGCAAGAGCTTGATGATTTAAAAACCAAAGAGCAAAATATGCAAAATATGGCTCAAATTAACACTTTACTTGAAAGTATTGCAAAAATTGATACCGAGTTAAAAGATAATATTCTATTAAAAAGATATTCAAATTATAGTTCATATAGTAAAATTTCTACAGAGTTAGCTATTTTAAAAGATAGTTTAAAAAGAAAAACTAATGCTTCTGATGAGTTAACTTACCAATTACACAATAAAATAAGAGTAAAAGAAAATGAATTAGAATTAATTGATGAGTACAAAGGTTCACCTATTGGTGGACTTATTAATCCTCCTGAAATTGATAAATATGAAAATATTACAAATCCTTTTGGAATAATAAATGCTTTATCTCATATAAAAAAATTAGAGAATAATAAAAAAATATTTAAAACACTAGATATGGATATTGATTATTTAACTATTAAGCTTGATGAAGAGTTACTTTTATATTTAGAATTATTTAATTTAGACCAAAAACCTGAATATAAAGAAAAAATTACTTTTTTGGATAAACAAAAAAAAGATTTTGTAATGGTTCTTGAAATTGTATCTACAACAGAAGAGGTATATACAAGAAAAATTGAGCAAGTAATATTAGAGATTAAAAACCAAATATCACAACAAATCCAAAAAATGATAGTTATTTTTATAATAATTGTTGTTTTATCATTAATCGCTTTTTTAGTAAAACTTGCTTTAAAAAGATATTTTTCTCAAAATGAAAACTACTATATGGTAAATAAAATAATCAATTTTACATTAGTATTTTTAATTTTAATGGTTATTTTATTTTCATATATTGATAACGTTTCATACCTTGTTACTATCCTAGGATTTGCATCAGCTGGGATTGCCATTGCCCTAAAAGATTGGTTTATGTCGATTTTTGGTTGGATGGTTATTGTAACATCTGGTTCTATTCAAGTGGGAGATAGAATCAAAGTTAGTAAAGGAAATGTGGAAACTGTTGGAGATGTTTTAGATATTTCATTATTTAAAATTACTATCAGGGAAGATATTACACTTACTTCATATACAACAAATAGAAGAACAGGAAGAATATTTTTTATTCCAAATAACTACATTTTTTCTGAGTTAATTGCAAACTATACGCACTCAGGTTTAAGAACCGTTTGGGATGGAATTGATATTACAATTACCTACGATTCAAATTATAAAAAAGCTCAAAAAATATCTAGAGAGATTTTGAAACATTATTCAAAAGGTTATACAGATATGACAAGAAAACAGTTGTCAAAAATGAGAAATAAATATCAGTTAAGAGCAACTGGAGTAGAACCAAGAGTTTATACTTTTGTTGAACCTCATGGCATTGTTATTTCTTCTTGGTATTTGACAAATTCTTATGCAGCTCTTGTATTAAGAAGTACAATAAGTCCAGAAATACTTGATGCTTTTATGAAAGAAGATGATATTCATATTGCTTATCCTACTTCTCAAATTAATATTAATAGAACAGATAATCCTTACGGACCTGCTTCAAAAAGTAAAATAGTTCCAAAAGATTTGGAAGATGAAATTATACAAAGATAA
- the mog gene encoding molybdopterin adenylyltransferase, translating into MSEQIAKIGIITASDRASAGIYEDLSGKAIIDTINSYLTTPWEAVYRCIEDNQKTIEDTLKDLVDNEKCCLVVTTGGTGPALRDVTPEATEAVCDRMMPGFGELMRAESLKFVPTAILSRQTAGLRGSSLIVNLPGKPKSIKECLDAVFPAIPYCIDLMKGPYLECDEEVIKAFRPKK; encoded by the coding sequence ATGAGTGAACAAATAGCAAAAATAGGAATAATAACTGCAAGTGATAGAGCAAGTGCTGGAATATATGAAGATTTATCAGGGAAAGCAATAATTGATACAATTAATAGTTATTTGACAACTCCATGGGAAGCTGTTTATAGATGTATTGAAGATAATCAAAAAACAATTGAAGATACATTAAAAGATTTAGTTGATAATGAAAAATGTTGTTTAGTTGTAACAACAGGAGGAACAGGGCCTGCTTTAAGAGATGTTACACCAGAAGCAACAGAGGCTGTTTGTGATAGAATGATGCCAGGATTTGGAGAACTTATGCGAGCTGAGTCTTTAAAATTTGTGCCAACAGCAATTCTATCACGTCAAACAGCAGGTCTAAGAGGAAGTTCTTTAATAGTAAATCTTCCTGGAAAACCAAAATCAATAAAAGAGTGTTTAGATGCAGTTTTTCCAGCAATTCCATATTGTATTGATTTAATGAAAGGTCCATATCTTGAGTGTGATGAAGAAGTTATAAAAGCTTTTCGTCCCAAAAAATAA
- the mtaB gene encoding tRNA (N(6)-L-threonylcarbamoyladenosine(37)-C(2))-methylthiotransferase MtaB yields MNFSQNKPKVYFKTFGCRTNVFDTQVMMSNLKDFEVTQNEKDADVVVINSCTVTNSADSTARGYISGLKKLPKDPRVVFTGCGVWTKGEALFKEDKVDSLFGHSEKEKINELLLNESRFFHAGDLTHIDETIVEEFVGKSRAFIKIQEGCDFRCSYCIIPYVRGDARSYSEDKILEQVTTLASNGFGEFILTGTNVGSYGKKQHTSLAKLLKKMSLIKGVRRIRMGSIEPIQIDDEFKELINEPFMAKHLHIALQHTSKEMLQIMNRRNKVLSDLELFEFLSSNGYALGTDFIVGHPGETDELWREAMQNLHRFPLTHVHAFTYSKRDGTPSATMKPQIKGDIAKHRYNELVQIIDEKNYDFRKNNTQKLEVLVESVKNGKYLGLDQFFNQIEIDSPVDLVGDWVFIDDYEVKANKNVARFK; encoded by the coding sequence ATGAATTTTTCACAAAACAAACCAAAAGTTTATTTTAAAACTTTTGGTTGTAGAACAAATGTATTTGATACTCAAGTTATGATGAGTAATCTAAAAGATTTTGAAGTAACACAAAACGAAAAAGATGCTGATGTAGTTGTAATAAACTCATGTACAGTTACAAATAGTGCAGATAGTACAGCCAGAGGTTATATAAGTGGTTTAAAAAAACTTCCAAAAGACCCAAGAGTTGTATTTACAGGCTGTGGAGTTTGGACAAAAGGTGAAGCACTTTTTAAAGAAGATAAAGTTGATTCACTTTTTGGTCACTCAGAAAAAGAGAAAATAAATGAGCTTTTATTAAATGAAAGTAGATTTTTTCATGCTGGCGATTTAACACATATTGATGAAACAATTGTTGAAGAGTTTGTTGGAAAAAGTAGGGCATTTATTAAAATTCAAGAGGGTTGCGATTTTAGATGTTCATATTGCATAATTCCTTATGTAAGAGGTGATGCTAGAAGTTATTCTGAAGATAAAATTCTAGAGCAAGTTACAACTTTGGCCTCAAATGGTTTTGGAGAGTTTATTTTAACTGGAACAAATGTTGGCTCTTATGGGAAAAAACAGCATACAAGTCTGGCAAAACTTCTAAAAAAAATGTCTTTAATCAAAGGTGTAAGAAGAATAAGAATGGGAAGTATTGAACCTATTCAAATTGATGATGAATTCAAAGAGCTAATAAACGAGCCATTTATGGCAAAACATCTTCATATTGCACTTCAACATACTTCAAAAGAGATGTTACAAATAATGAATAGAAGAAACAAGGTTTTATCTGATTTAGAACTTTTTGAGTTTTTAAGTTCAAATGGATATGCTTTAGGAACTGATTTTATTGTTGGACATCCTGGTGAAACTGATGAATTATGGCGTGAAGCTATGCAAAATCTTCATAGATTTCCTTTAACTCACGTTCATGCTTTTACATACTCAAAAAGAGATGGAACACCAAGTGCTACTATGAAACCTCAAATTAAAGGGGACATAGCAAAACATAGATATAATGAGTTAGTACAAATAATTGATGAAAAAAATTATGATTTTAGAAAAAATAACACTCAAAAATTAGAAGTTTTAGTAGAATCAGTAAAAAATGGAAAATATCTAGGTTTAGATCAATTTTTCAATCAAATAGAAATAGATTCACCAGTTGATTTAGTTGGAGATTGGGTTTTTATTGATGATTATGAAGTAAAGGCTAATAAAAATGTTGCAAGATTCAAATAA